A region of Veillonellaceae bacterium DNA encodes the following proteins:
- a CDS encoding amino acid ABC transporter permease — MMFDFNWNILEAYVPFFISGTKLTIELSVTASLAGFFLGLFLAVLRVSGRKFLSLPAACFMECIRGTPLLLQLLVVYFGIIPLLMRKPDGTLAAMLALSINAGAYIAETIRGGILAVDEGQEEAARALGLSHWQCLRYVVLPQAVRSVLPALGNSFVSLIKDSSLASVIAAPELMYWANAANAEYYRVWETFITTGMIYLILTVTTGRLLARLERKRA, encoded by the coding sequence ATGATGTTTGATTTCAATTGGAACATTCTTGAAGCATATGTTCCATTTTTCATATCCGGGACAAAGCTGACGATCGAGCTCTCCGTCACCGCATCACTGGCGGGATTCTTCCTCGGTCTCTTTCTGGCAGTCCTCCGGGTATCGGGGAGGAAATTTCTCTCCCTTCCCGCGGCCTGTTTCATGGAGTGCATCCGCGGCACGCCTCTTCTGCTGCAGCTTCTTGTCGTCTACTTCGGAATCATTCCTCTGCTGATGAGAAAACCCGACGGGACGTTGGCGGCGATGCTGGCGCTTTCCATCAATGCGGGGGCTTATATCGCTGAAACAATCCGGGGCGGCATCCTCGCTGTCGATGAAGGGCAGGAGGAGGCGGCAAGGGCGCTGGGCCTTTCGCACTGGCAGTGCCTTCGCTATGTTGTTCTTCCGCAGGCTGTGCGTTCTGTCCTGCCGGCGCTGGGGAATTCCTTTGTCAGTCTCATCAAGGATTCTTCACTGGCTTCTGTCATTGCCGCGCCCGAGCTCATGTACTGGGCCAATGCCGCCAATGCGGAATACTACCGCGTCTGGGAGACCTTCATCACGACAGGCATGATTTACCTCATTCTGACCGTGACGACCGGCCGCCTGCTTGCCCGTCTTGAAAGGAAGAGGGCATAG
- a CDS encoding transporter substrate-binding domain-containing protein — MKKYWIGAAALLLAAGLALSGCEKDSSSETGKIHAVTHANWKPFEYMKDGKITGFDAALLEEAAKRAGLSAELGDAGWEALFEQIRSHQADLAISGITITKEREASYLFSKPYFISRQAILTRPDKDIRSAEDLKRSDIEAIAVQNGSTGQEALEKLLGKNAPVIKKTPMSIQMLIGGQADAIVGDETSLKSIQAQYPDQHLVIVYDDQAFKPEYFGILYAKDNTALKAKLDKAISSMVEDGTYSRLYEEWFKTKPDEKVLASLKK; from the coding sequence ATGAAGAAATACTGGATAGGAGCGGCAGCCCTGCTGCTTGCTGCCGGACTCGCCTTGTCAGGCTGCGAGAAAGACAGCAGCAGTGAAACGGGAAAGATTCATGCAGTGACGCATGCAAACTGGAAGCCGTTCGAATATATGAAGGATGGGAAGATTACAGGCTTTGACGCGGCGCTTCTCGAGGAAGCCGCTAAACGTGCAGGTCTTTCGGCAGAACTTGGTGATGCAGGATGGGAAGCTCTTTTTGAGCAGATCCGTTCCCATCAGGCGGATCTTGCCATTTCCGGGATCACGATCACAAAGGAGAGGGAGGCATCGTATCTTTTCTCGAAGCCTTACTTCATTTCCCGTCAGGCCATCCTAACAAGGCCGGACAAGGATATCCGAAGTGCTGAGGATTTGAAGCGCTCTGACATAGAAGCCATTGCTGTCCAGAATGGATCGACAGGACAGGAAGCTCTTGAGAAACTTCTCGGCAAGAATGCGCCTGTCATTAAAAAAACGCCCATGTCCATCCAGATGCTGATCGGAGGGCAGGCCGATGCCATAGTAGGGGATGAAACGTCCCTGAAATCCATTCAGGCGCAGTATCCGGACCAGCACCTTGTGATTGTTTATGATGATCAGGCATTCAAGCCGGAATACTTCGGCATTCTTTATGCAAAGGACAATACGGCGCTGAAGGCAAAGCTGGATAAAGCCATTTCTTCCATGGTGGAAGACGGAACATACTCGCGCCTCTATGAGGAATGGTTCAAGACAAAGCCGGACGAGAAGGTCCTGGCAAGTTTGAAGAAGTAA
- a CDS encoding MATE family efflux transporter, translating into MIPILVAQVSTAGITFINTTMAGHAGADDLAGVSVGAGLFYPILASIIGLLMAGTPMMAQLLGQKKKEDLPLIVRTGLMIGLFISAVFAAGYFLFVDNLMEYLALEPAVEHIARGYLLSMVGVVTFVTLIIPLRCLTDTAGSTSVSMKLFLIAPPVNAVLDYLFIYGHFGFPRLGGIGAGVATMITYGCLLALFLAVILTTKEFMGKNIFSSFKIRSADLKEYLVVGVPSGMSIFMEMSLFSLIIVFLARYSTDTLAAYQIADNFASLVYMLPVSCSMALTILIATAAGAGDISLARRYKKAGFITAMAGALMTVSFTLFFRHSIGMVYTDDAAVAAIAAQFLIYSAGWQLFDAISTPIQGILRGLKDTRVSFVLMVAAYWGGCFPMSLLLDNMTDLGAASYWLGLDFGVGCSALLMVLRLFYVERVMDGRPVPVIDNILAFFKLKTASSGMPAYAAAFSGEDHSIRAVVEMNIKQAEKLIAFMTEMEEKLSVLIQNVKEAEVDIFTETRRVLPIRKALLTDLHLSILGHATRAYVP; encoded by the coding sequence ATGATACCGATCCTGGTCGCTCAGGTATCTACGGCAGGCATTACCTTTATCAATACAACGATGGCAGGTCACGCAGGTGCGGATGATCTGGCCGGAGTTTCTGTCGGAGCCGGTCTTTTCTATCCGATCCTGGCTTCCATTATCGGCCTTCTGATGGCGGGCACGCCTATGATGGCACAGCTTCTCGGACAGAAGAAGAAGGAAGATCTTCCTCTGATTGTCCGCACAGGCCTTATGATCGGACTTTTCATTTCCGCCGTCTTTGCAGCAGGCTACTTCCTTTTCGTTGACAACCTGATGGAATACCTTGCACTTGAACCGGCCGTTGAACACATTGCCCGCGGCTACCTGCTTTCTATGGTGGGTGTCGTGACTTTCGTGACATTGATCATTCCGCTTCGCTGTCTGACAGACACGGCAGGATCCACGTCCGTTTCCATGAAGCTTTTCCTCATTGCTCCGCCAGTGAATGCGGTGCTTGACTATCTCTTCATTTACGGACACTTTGGATTCCCGAGACTTGGCGGTATCGGTGCAGGCGTTGCTACGATGATTACGTACGGATGCCTTCTCGCACTCTTCCTTGCAGTGATTCTTACCACGAAGGAATTTATGGGAAAGAATATTTTCTCTTCCTTTAAAATCCGCAGTGCAGACCTGAAGGAATACCTGGTCGTCGGTGTTCCGAGCGGCATGTCCATTTTCATGGAAATGAGTCTTTTCAGCCTGATCATCGTATTCCTGGCCAGATACAGCACGGATACGCTGGCGGCTTACCAGATTGCGGACAACTTCGCAAGTCTCGTGTACATGCTTCCTGTCAGCTGCTCCATGGCGCTGACAATCCTGATTGCAACAGCAGCAGGCGCAGGGGATATTTCCCTGGCACGCCGTTATAAAAAAGCCGGCTTCATCACAGCGATGGCTGGCGCTCTTATGACCGTTTCCTTTACGCTTTTCTTCCGTCATTCCATCGGAATGGTATACACGGATGATGCAGCTGTCGCAGCCATTGCGGCACAGTTCCTGATCTACAGCGCAGGATGGCAGCTCTTCGACGCGATTTCCACCCCGATTCAGGGAATCCTTCGCGGGTTGAAAGATACACGCGTATCCTTTGTCCTCATGGTTGCCGCTTACTGGGGCGGATGCTTCCCGATGAGTCTTCTTTTGGACAACATGACGGATCTTGGCGCAGCTTCTTACTGGCTCGGCCTTGATTTCGGCGTAGGCTGTTCGGCGCTCCTCATGGTTCTGAGACTTTTCTATGTCGAAAGAGTCATGGACGGAAGACCCGTACCGGTCATCGACAATATCCTGGCATTTTTCAAACTCAAGACAGCATCTTCCGGAATGCCTGCTTATGCAGCCGCTTTTTCCGGGGAAGATCATTCCATCCGCGCTGTTGTTGAAATGAACATAAAACAGGCAGAAAAATTAATCGCATTCATGACGGAAATGGAAGAAAAACTTTCCGTTCTCATCCAGAACGTCAAGGAAGCAGAAGTAGATATCTTTACAGAAACACGGAGGGTCCTTCCGATCAGAAAGGCTCTTCTGACGGATCTTCATTTATCCATACTAGGCCATGCGACGAGGGCCTACGTGCCTTAG
- a CDS encoding LysR family transcriptional regulator → MYFQKVAELEHLTKAAEALHIAQPALSRTIRSMEEELDVSLFTHQGRNIHLTRDGHILLKYANKILGSLDDLRQELQDSRDLQQLTVKLAIMSSSRLIPAFLMKFKEEHPETILEIVPQNSDSANASKTDLTLFSSLKHVDNDHTITLFRENLVMVFPAGTPYAHLPYVNLHDLSDMDFIMPPKGFLLRNTVEAYCKKAGFTPKVILESNNPDTVGEFIRAGLGIALVPQMTWHNAQIHNVALPVGDQECHRDLNISWKTNSKLSLSAVLLREYIVDHFWEFVRDNANKTFPMQ, encoded by the coding sequence ATGTATTTTCAGAAAGTGGCTGAACTGGAACACCTGACAAAAGCTGCCGAAGCGCTCCATATTGCTCAGCCGGCGCTGTCCAGAACGATCCGCAGTATGGAGGAAGAACTGGATGTCTCGCTTTTTACCCATCAGGGCCGCAATATTCATCTGACGCGAGATGGACACATCCTTCTTAAATACGCTAACAAGATTTTAGGATCACTCGATGACCTCCGTCAGGAACTGCAGGACTCCAGAGATCTTCAGCAGCTCACTGTAAAGCTTGCCATCATGTCATCAAGCAGGTTAATCCCGGCCTTTCTAATGAAATTCAAGGAAGAGCATCCCGAAACCATTTTAGAAATTGTCCCGCAAAACAGTGACTCGGCCAATGCCTCGAAAACGGACCTGACTTTATTTTCAAGCCTGAAACATGTTGATAATGACCATACAATCACTTTGTTCCGTGAGAACCTTGTTATGGTTTTCCCGGCGGGAACACCTTATGCCCATCTTCCCTATGTAAATCTTCATGATCTTTCTGATATGGATTTCATTATGCCTCCTAAGGGATTTCTCCTTAGAAACACAGTCGAGGCCTACTGCAAAAAAGCCGGATTTACCCCAAAGGTCATTCTAGAAAGTAACAACCCGGATACTGTTGGCGAATTTATCAGAGCCGGTCTCGGCATTGCCCTCGTTCCGCAAATGACATGGCACAACGCACAAATTCATAATGTCGCACTCCCTGTTGGTGATCAGGAATGTCATCGTGATCTGAACATCTCCTGGAAAACAAACTCCAAGCTATCCCTGAGTGCTGTTCTCCTCCGTGAATACATCGTCGATCACTTCTGGGAATTTGTCAGAGATAATGCCAACAAAACATTCCCGATGCAATAA